ATCAGCCCGGATAATCGTTCGCAGCGACTCGACACCCGTTCGCTGCCCGTCGAACTCGACGATCTGACCCACTCGTTCAACGGCGCGCTGGCACGGCTCGACAGCGCGTATGAGCGGCTGGAATCGTTCAACGCCGACGTCGCGCACGAATTGCGCACGCCGGTCACGATCCTGATCGGGCAGACCGAAGTGGCGCTCACGCGCGATCGGCCAGTTGAGGATTTACGTGCGCTACTGCAATCGAATCTGGAAGAGCTGGGCCGCATGCGCACGATCATCAACGACATGCTGTTCCTCTCGCGCGCCGATCAGGGCGAACGTGCGACCGGGCTCACGGCGGTGTCGCTCTCGAGCGAAGCCGCGCACACGCTGGAGTTTCTGGAGATCCCGCTGGAAGAAGCCCAGACCACGGCTCGCCTGCATGGCAGCGCCGTCGCGCAAGTGAACAAAGCGCTTTTCGGGCGCGCGCTGGCGAATCTGGTGATGAATGCCGTCGAGCATTGTGCACCGGGCGCCAATATCGATGTCCGGATCAAGGCCAACGCCGACGATGTCCGACAGGTGAGCGTCGAGGTCTCCAACCCCGGCGCACCGATTCCGCCCGACGTGCTGCGCCATCTGTTCGACCGCTTTTACCGGGCCGAACCGTCGCGCACCAACAGTCGGGAGAATCACGGATTGGGATTGGCGATCGTCAAGGCGATTGCCGAAATGCACGGGGGCATGGTCTGGGCCCGCAGCGAGAGCGGACTCAACACCTTTGGATTCTCGGTGTCCACAGGGAGGGAAATCGGCACGCCATTTCTCGACACCGGGCT
This window of the Pandoraea fibrosis genome carries:
- a CDS encoding heavy metal sensor histidine kinase, with the translated sequence MKHSISRRLAAMFAVVALSVFALVGAALYMMLRVQLERHLRESLDDRAQIAHIIVYHGGTPEKWQIAREKLSDMTPRDGTTTYAVTSDDPKYTFGTPVSGMFVKRLSNGYVRLKPDGGGDDMLTTREILPPYGSRPAVALQVAASYSPNERTLRAFGLGLAALSALGSLGVLLLSYSVTRLGLAPLTRLTREASEISPDNRSQRLDTRSLPVELDDLTHSFNGALARLDSAYERLESFNADVAHELRTPVTILIGQTEVALTRDRPVEDLRALLQSNLEELGRMRTIINDMLFLSRADQGERATGLTAVSLSSEAAHTLEFLEIPLEEAQTTARLHGSAVAQVNKALFGRALANLVMNAVEHCAPGANIDVRIKANADDVRQVSVEVSNPGAPIPPDVLRHLFDRFYRAEPSRTNSRENHGLGLAIVKAIAEMHGGMVWARSESGLNTFGFSVSTGREIGTPFLDTGLPHSHDGVTSQSPLVRQMP